Proteins encoded together in one Solanum lycopersicum chromosome 7, SLM_r2.1 window:
- the LOC101244505 gene encoding uncharacterized protein, whose translation MALSFIVKASILFHSRAIIIPWVQKFSAISCSRGRDYSAFPVRHIPKRSNESQESESALPKKHFLDIEKNSFLNRKVQETEFSVGGGGSKYGDIPFHSKSRNHKQKLITSLDDEVEWGKEDEVDEDFVLEHGIAETDKARQDAETIAVRLLASRALTAVELQKKLMGRKFTVNVVNAVITDFHTRGLINDGLYAEMFSRSRWSSSSWGPRRIKQALIKKGVSEVDADNAIKLVFKNDEAGEEQESRESGHAISKPSLDQLYVQASKQWLKGQDMPREKRKARIIRWLQYRGFDWSVVSFILKKLESSHPQ comes from the exons ATGGCACTTTCTTTCATAGTTAAAGCTTCAATCCTGTTTCATTCTAGAGCCATTATCATCCCCTG GGTGCAGAAGTTCAGTGCCATAAGCTGCTCCCGAGGCAGAGATTATAGCGCTTTTCCAGTCAGGCACATCCCCAAGAGATCTAATGAAAGCCAAGAGTCAGAATCTGCTTTGCCAAAGAAGCACTTTTTGGACATCGAAAAAAACAGCTTCTTAAACAGGAAAGTTCAGGAAACTGAATTTTCTGTCGGTGGTGGAGGGTCGAAGTACGGAGATATACCTTTTCATTCCAAGTCTCGAAATCATAAGCAAAAGCTTATCACCAGCTTAGATGATGAGGTTGAATGGG GGAAGGAAGATGAAGTTGATGAAGATTTTGTACTTGAACATGGTATAGCTGAAACTGATAAAGCTAGGCAAGATGCTGAGACAATCGCAGTTCGATTACTTGCTTCAAG AGCACTTACGGCTGTAGAACTGCAGAAGAAGCTCATGGGAAGAAAGTTTACAGTCAATGTTGTTAATGCTGTAATAACAGATTTCCATACCAG GGGTTTAATCAATGACGGTCTGTATGCTGAAATGTTTTCTCGGTCCAGATGGTCTTCCTCAAGTTGGGGTCCACGACGAATCAAGCAA GCCTTGATCAAGAAGGGTGTAAGTGAAGTGGATGCAGACAATGCCATAAAATTGGTCTTCAAGAATGACGAAGCTGGTGAAGAGCAAGAATCAAGAGAATCAGGACATGCTATATCAAAACCGTCTCTGGATCAATTATATGTCCAGGCATCTAAACAGTGGCTTAAAGGGCAAGATATGCCTAGAGAAAAACGTAAAGCAAGGATTATTCGTTGGCTTCAGTATCGTGGCTTTGATTGGAGCGTGGTTAGTTTCATACTTAAGAAGTTAGAATCCAGCCATCCTCAATAG
- the LOC101244788 gene encoding LRR receptor-like serine/threonine-protein kinase RGI3: MLAPSTYPFLLLLLFLSSCYSLDIQTQTLVAWKKTLNITSNDVLTSWDSLDKSPCNWFGISCNSNGHVVSISLKSVDLQGSLPSNFQSLKFLNTLVLSSVNLSGPIPKEFGDYLELKFIDISDNSITGVIPQELCNLIKLETLSLSSNFLEGDIPLEIGNLFNLKKFLIYDNQLSGEIPKGIGKLKNLEEFRAGGNQNLKGELPYEIGNCMNLVFLGLAETSISGNLPVSIGNLKKIQTIAIYTALLSGSIPEEIGNCSELQNLYLYQNSISGSIPRSIGKLRKLQSLLLWQNSIVGVIPNELGNCKSITVIDLSENLLTGSIPTSFGELSSLEELQLSVNKLSGTLPTEISNCTKLSHLEVDNNDISGEIPNEIGKLKSLTLFFAWQNNLTGEIPVSLSNCENLQALDLSYNNLFGSIPKEIFSLKNLTKLLLLSNDLSGFIPTDVGNCTNLYRFRVNRNRLGGTVPSEIGKLSNLNFLDMSGNHFMGEIPSAISGCKNLEFLDLHSNAFTGSLPEKLPGSLQYVDISDNRLSGSLSPSVGSLTELTKLNLGKNQLSGKIPAEIVSCSKLQLLDLGYNGLSGDIPKELGRIPSLEISLNLSCNQFTGVIPSEFSGLSKLGNLDLSHNKLTGNLDVLTNLQNLVSLNISFNDFYGKLPNSPFFHKLPLSDLTGNQALYISGGDVIQTGPAGHAKTTMKLAMSILVSISAVLVLLAIYTLIRMRMAAKYGPEVDTWEMTLYQKLDFSIDDIVHNLTSANVIGTGSSGVVYRIMTENGVTLAVKKMWSSEKSGAFGSEIQTLGSIRHKNIVRLLGWASNQNMKLLFYDYLPNGSLSSLLHGVGKGAAEWENRFDVVLGVAHALAYLHHDCVPPIMHGDVKAMNVLLGSRMEPYLADFGLARIVNTDVDADLLKESQRPHLAGSYGYMAPEHASMQRITEKSDVYSFGVVLLEVLTGRHPLDPTLPGGAHLVQWVRDHLQSKLDPNDILDPKLRGRADPEMHEMLQTLAVSFLCVSTKADDRPMMRDVVAMLKEIRNVDPVVSESDLLKKNASVTPLPKSPGTKNVDSQMSCSCSFVFSDNSITK, from the exons ATGCTGGCTCCTTCAACATatccctttcttcttcttttactttTCCTCTCTTCTTGTTATTCACTtgatatacaaacacaaacacttGTTGCATggaaaaaaacattaaacataACTTCAAATGATGTTTTAACATCATGGGATTCTTTAGATAAAAGTCCTTGTAATTGGTTTGGCATAAGTTGCAATTCCAATGGTCATGTTGTTAGTATAAGTCTTAAGTCAGTTGATTTACAAGGTTCATTGCCTTCAAATTTTCAGTCACTCAAATTCTTGAACACTCTTGTTCTTTCATCTGTTAATCTTAGTGGTCCAATCCCAAAAGAGTTTGGTGATTATCTTGAACTTAAGTTTATTGATATTAGTGATAATTCAATCACTGGTGTCATTCCTCAAGAACTTTGTAACCTTATAAAGTTAGAAACTTTATCACTCAGTTCAAATTTTCTTGAAGGTGATATCCCTTTAGAGATTGGGAACTTGTTTAATCTTAAGAAGTTTTTGATTTATGACAATCAACTTAGTGGTGAAATTCCAAAGGGTATTGGGAAGTTGAAGAATCTTGAAGAATTTAGAGCTGGAGGGAATCAAAATCTTAAAGGAGAACTCCCTTATGAGATTGGAAACTGTATGAACTTGGTCTTTTTAGGCCTTGCTGAAACAAGCATTTCAGGGAATTTGCCAGTGTCAATTGGAAACCTGAAAAAGATTCAGACTATTGCAATTTATACAGCTCTTTTGTCTGGATCAATTCCTGAAGAGATTGGGAATTGTAGTGAACTGCAGAACTTGTATTTGTATCAGAATTCGATATCCGGTTCGATTCCAAGGAGTATAGGGAAACTCAGGAAGCTTCAAAGTTTGTTGCTTTGGCAGAATAGTATAGTTGGTGTGATTCCAAATGAGCTTGGGAATTGTAAGTCCATTACAGTTATTGACTTGTCTGAGAATCTCTTAACAGGTAGTATTCCTACAAGCTTTGGTGAACTTTCAAGTCTTGAAGAATTGCAGTTGAGTGTCAATAAGTTATCAGGTACACTACCTACTGAAATATCAAATTGTACTAAATTGTCTCATTTGGAAGTTGACAATAATGATATATCAGGGGAAATTCCTAATGAAATAGGTAAGTTAAAGAGCTTGACATTATTCTTTGCTTGGCAAAATAATTTAACAGGTGAAATTCCTGTTTCATTATCTAACTGTGAGAATCTTCAGGCTTTAGACCTTTCTTACAATAATCTTTTTGGTTCCATACCTAAAGAAATTTTCAGTTTGAAAAATCTAACAAAGTTGTTGCTTCTTTCCAATGATTTGTCTGGTTTTATACCAACTGATGTTGGAAACTGCACAAATTTGTATAGATTTAGAGTGAATAGGAATAGGCTAGGTGGTACTGTTCCATCAGAAATAGGAAAGTTGAGTAATTTGAACTTTCTTGACATGAGTGGAAATCATTTTATGGGAGAAATTCCTTCAGCAATATCAGGATGTAAAAATCTTGAGTTTCTTGATCTCCATTCGAACGCGTTTACTGGTTCTTTGCCAGAGAAACTGCCAGGGAGTCTACAGTATGTGGATATTTCAGACAACAGGCTTTCGGGTTCGTTAAGTCCAAGTGTTGGTTCTTTAACAGAATTAACAAAATTGAATCTTGGGAAGAATCAACTTTCTGGTAAAATTCCAGCTGAGATAGTTTCTTGTAGTAAGCTTCAGCTGTTAGATCTCGGGTACAATGGTTTATCAGGTGATATACCTAAAGAGTTGGGTCGAATACCATCCCTTGAAATCTCTCTTAACCTTAGTTGTAACCAGTTTACAGGAGTGATTCCAAGTGAGTTTTCTGGTCTTAGCAAATTAGGAAACCTTGATCTTTCCCACAACAAACTCACCGGGAATTTAGACGTTCTCACGAACCTTCAAAACCTTGTTTCACTCAACATATCATTCAATGACTTCTATGGAAAACTTCCCAATTCTCCATTCTTTCATAAGCTTCCTTTGAGTGATCTTACTGGAAACCAAGCTCTATACATTTCTGGTGGGGACGTGATCCAAACGGGGCCTGCTGGACATGCCAAAACCACCATGAAGCTTGCTATGTCAATCCTAGTCAGTATAAGTGCTGTGCTGGTTCTGCTAGCCATCTACACGTTGATCAGGATGAGAATGGCCGCAAAGTATGGACCAGAAGTTGATACATGGGAAATGACTCTTTACCAGAAGTTGGACTTTTCAATAGATGACATTGTTCATAATCTAACGTCAGCTAATGTCATTGGCACTGGGAGCTCTGGGGTTGTATACAGAATAATGACCGAAAATGGGGTGACTTTAGCAGTCAAGAAAATGTGGTCATCAGAGAAATCAGGAGCATTTGGTTCAGAAATTCAAACACTTGGTTCAATCCGGCACAAGAACATCGTACGCCTTCTCGGCTGGGCTTCAAACCAGAACATGAAGCTTCTGTTCTATGACTACCTTCCCAATGGGAGTTTGAGCTCATTACTCCATGGTGTTGGCAAAGGAGCAGCAGAATGGGAAAACAGATTTGATGTAGTCCTTGGAGTAGCCCATGCACTTGCATACTTGCATCATGACTGTGTACCCCCTATAATGCATGGAGATGTCAAAGCAATGAATGTATTGTTAGGCTCTAGAATGGAGCCTTACCTGGCCGATTTCGGGTTGGCAAGGATTGTCAACACTGATGTTGATGCAGACTTGTTAAAGGAGAGTCAAAGGCCTCATCTTGCTGGTTCTTATGGATATATGGCTCCAG AACATGCTTCGATGCAACGGATCACAGAAAAGAGTGATGTATACAGCTTTGGTGTGGTCCTCTTGGAGGTACTAACAGGAAGGCATCCACTGGATCCAACGTTGCCCGGAGGTGCACACTTAGTACAATGGGTACGAGATCATTTACAAAGCAAGCTCGATCCAAATGACATTCTTGATCCAAAGCTTAGAGGCAGGGCTGACCCTGAGATGCATGAAATGCTGCAAACTTTAGCTGTTTCATTCCTGTGTGTGAGCACGAAAGCTGATGATCGTCCGATGATGAGGGATGTTGTAGCCATGCTCAAGGAAATTCGGAATGTTGATCCTGTTGTGTCTGAATCCGACCTGTTGAAGAAAAATGCAAGTGTAACACCTCTTCCAAAATCACCTGGCACCAAGAATGTGGATTCTCAAATGTCTTGTAGCTGCTCTTTTGTATTTTCGGATAACTCTATCACCAAATAA